A genomic window from Candidatus Kouleothrix ribensis includes:
- the rplT gene encoding 50S ribosomal protein L20, whose translation MARVKRGMMVRKRHNKLLKQAAGYQGSRSRRIRVARQTVLKALSYAYRDRRNKKRDFRRLWIIRINAAARQNGISYSRLINGMKQAGISLDRKILADMAVRDPAGFASVVEQIQRVG comes from the coding sequence ATGGCTCGTGTCAAACGCGGCATGATGGTGCGCAAGCGCCACAACAAACTGTTGAAACAGGCTGCAGGCTACCAGGGCAGCCGCAGCCGGCGTATCCGGGTCGCACGGCAGACGGTGCTGAAGGCGCTGTCGTACGCCTATCGCGACCGCCGCAATAAGAAGCGCGATTTTCGGCGGCTGTGGATCATTCGCATTAACGCGGCTGCACGCCAGAACGGCATCTCGTATAGCCGGCTGATCAACGGTATGAAGCAGGCTGGTATTTCGCTCGATCGCAAGATCCTGGCCGATATGGCTGTGCGCGACCCGGCCGGCTTTGCCAGTGTCGTCGAGCAGATCCAGCGTGTGGGCTAG
- a CDS encoding GAF domain-containing protein yields the protein MSATLVPAATNRQAEITGWMETHRAELIALYVQALRAILFTNRPEIRPSILNRIAADEFAAVQVFVTDEDTATATTRGKNLCRSGLGEESVLRLGQVTRRFCLNLPDELRIPALETVETYYSAIMQGFIQSHKALILEEQERIRSALQRTLSRYAIQMTVAADVARAATSILDLNELLQTTSELIREHFDLYYVGIFLTDEANRWVILQASSGVPGQTMLRRGHRLKVGGDSMVGQSVALGEPRIALDVGQKAVIFNTPLNTDIHSEMAVPLISRGKVIGGIAIQSRRVAAFTEQDIAIMRIAADQLANAIENARLYEQIYQELVEREHAAHELRQAKEAAEAANRAKSTFLATMSHELRTPLTAIIGYSELLQKEVELLGYNDLISDLDKIHSAGNHLLALINDILDLSKIEAGKMRLFLETFSVEAIINDVVSTIQPLVDKNANTLVVRTNGSIGKMRADLTKVRQTLFNLLSNAAKFTERGEITLTVDRDITDGTEWIRFEVSDNGIGISNEQLRKLFKEFTQADASTTRRHGGTGLGLALSRRFCQIMGGDISVSSMLGYGSTFTVHLPAVVSNMLPDSPVADTERGYRA from the coding sequence ATGAGCGCAACGTTAGTGCCGGCAGCAACAAATCGCCAAGCAGAGATCACCGGCTGGATGGAGACACACCGTGCAGAGTTGATAGCGCTGTACGTCCAGGCACTGCGCGCGATTCTCTTCACCAACCGGCCTGAAATTCGTCCATCGATTCTCAACCGCATCGCAGCCGACGAGTTCGCGGCCGTGCAGGTATTTGTCACCGACGAAGATACCGCCACAGCCACCACGCGCGGCAAGAATCTGTGCCGCAGCGGCCTTGGCGAAGAGAGTGTGTTGCGGCTGGGCCAGGTAACCCGCCGCTTTTGCCTGAATCTGCCCGATGAACTGCGCATCCCCGCACTGGAAACTGTGGAGACATACTATAGCGCGATCATGCAGGGCTTCATCCAGAGCCACAAGGCGCTGATCCTCGAGGAGCAAGAGCGCATTCGCTCAGCGCTACAGCGCACGCTTAGCCGCTACGCAATCCAGATGACTGTCGCAGCCGATGTGGCGCGCGCCGCGACATCGATCCTCGACCTGAACGAGCTGCTACAAACCACTAGCGAGTTGATCCGCGAGCACTTCGATCTGTATTATGTCGGTATCTTCCTGACCGACGAGGCCAATCGCTGGGTGATTCTGCAAGCCAGCTCGGGCGTGCCAGGGCAAACCATGCTGCGCCGCGGCCACCGGCTCAAAGTCGGCGGCGACTCAATGGTCGGCCAGTCGGTTGCGCTAGGTGAGCCACGAATTGCGCTCGATGTCGGCCAGAAAGCCGTGATCTTCAACACGCCACTGAATACCGATATCCACTCCGAGATGGCCGTGCCGCTGATCTCACGCGGCAAGGTAATCGGCGGTATCGCCATCCAGAGCCGGCGCGTGGCTGCCTTCACCGAGCAAGATATCGCGATCATGCGCATCGCCGCCGATCAGCTGGCCAATGCGATCGAGAACGCCCGCCTGTACGAGCAAATTTACCAGGAGCTGGTTGAGCGCGAGCACGCGGCCCACGAGTTGCGCCAGGCCAAGGAGGCAGCCGAGGCGGCCAACCGTGCCAAGAGCACATTCCTGGCAACCATGAGCCACGAGCTGCGCACACCGCTGACCGCAATCATCGGCTATAGCGAGCTACTGCAAAAAGAGGTCGAGCTGCTGGGCTACAATGATCTCATCTCCGATCTCGACAAGATTCACTCGGCGGGCAATCACTTGCTGGCGCTGATCAACGATATTCTCGACCTCTCGAAGATCGAGGCCGGCAAGATGCGGCTATTCCTCGAGACATTCAGTGTCGAGGCGATCATCAACGATGTGGTCAGCACAATTCAGCCGCTGGTCGATAAGAATGCCAACACGCTGGTGGTACGCACGAACGGGAGCATAGGCAAAATGCGCGCCGACCTGACCAAGGTGCGCCAGACGCTATTCAACCTGCTCAGCAATGCTGCGAAGTTCACCGAGCGCGGCGAGATTACGCTCACGGTCGATCGCGACATTACCGACGGCACCGAGTGGATTCGCTTCGAGGTGAGCGACAACGGGATCGGCATCTCAAATGAGCAGCTACGGAAGCTGTTCAAGGAATTTACCCAGGCCGATGCCTCAACTACCCGCCGCCACGGCGGCACCGGCCTCGGCTTGGCCTTGAGCCGCCGCTTCTGCCAGATCATGGGTGGCGACATCAGTGTGAGCAGTATGCTCGGCTACGGCTCGACCTTCACCGTCCACCTGCC
- the groL gene encoding chaperonin GroEL (60 kDa chaperone family; promotes refolding of misfolded polypeptides especially under stressful conditions; forms two stacked rings of heptamers to form a barrel-shaped 14mer; ends can be capped by GroES; misfolded proteins enter the barrel where they are refolded when GroES binds) has translation MPKQILFNEEARRALKRGVDIVADAVKTTLGPRGRNVAIDKKFGAPTVTHDGVTVAKEIELKDPFENMGARLLVEVATKTNDVVGDGTTTATVLAQAIVNEGLKVVAAGANPMLLKRGLDKGAEALVAELKSLAKPVRDRADIAHVAAISAADSEIGDLIAEVMEKVGKDGVITVEESKGIAFEKEYTEGMQIDRGYISAYFATNQERMEAELDDPYILITDKKISAINEILPVLEKVLQVTKNFVIIAEDVDGEALATLVVNRLRGTINALAIKAPGFGDRRKAMLQDIAILTGGTVISEEIGRKLDSATIDDLGRARRVVADKDNTTFIEGRGDDAGIRARIEQIRAQIESTTSDFDREKLQERLAKLAGGVAVLKVGGATEPELKEKKHRVEDALSTARSAVEEGIVPGGGVALINALGALDRVQVDNDDERFGVQILRRALEEPMRQLARNAGEDGAVIIDTVRRNQKEKGDTSYGYNVLTGEFGSMLDQGVVDPVKVTRSAVQNAVSIAGLLLTTEALITDIPEDKPAPPMPGGGGMDF, from the coding sequence ATGCCGAAGCAGATTCTGTTTAACGAGGAAGCCCGGCGCGCACTCAAGCGCGGTGTCGATATCGTTGCCGATGCGGTCAAGACCACGCTCGGCCCGCGCGGCCGCAATGTCGCGATCGATAAGAAATTCGGCGCCCCCACCGTTACCCACGATGGCGTTACCGTTGCCAAAGAGATCGAACTCAAAGATCCGTTCGAGAACATGGGCGCACGCCTGCTGGTCGAGGTTGCTACCAAAACCAACGATGTCGTCGGTGATGGCACCACCACCGCTACAGTGCTGGCCCAGGCAATCGTCAACGAGGGCCTCAAGGTTGTCGCTGCCGGCGCCAACCCCATGCTGCTCAAGCGCGGCCTCGATAAGGGTGCCGAGGCGTTGGTCGCCGAGCTCAAGAGCCTGGCCAAACCAGTGCGCGACCGCGCCGATATCGCGCATGTCGCCGCGATCTCGGCCGCCGACTCCGAGATCGGCGACCTGATCGCCGAGGTGATGGAGAAGGTCGGTAAAGACGGCGTGATCACCGTCGAAGAGAGCAAGGGCATCGCCTTCGAGAAAGAGTACACCGAAGGTATGCAGATCGACCGCGGCTACATCTCGGCTTACTTCGCCACCAACCAGGAGCGCATGGAGGCCGAGCTCGACGATCCCTATATCCTGATCACCGACAAGAAGATTAGCGCGATCAACGAGATCCTGCCGGTGCTCGAAAAAGTGCTGCAGGTTACCAAGAATTTCGTGATCATTGCCGAGGATGTCGACGGCGAGGCGCTCGCTACCCTGGTGGTGAACCGCCTGCGCGGCACGATCAACGCCCTGGCGATCAAGGCGCCTGGCTTCGGCGACCGCCGCAAGGCTATGCTGCAAGACATCGCGATCCTGACCGGCGGCACGGTGATCTCCGAGGAAATTGGCCGCAAGCTCGACAGCGCTACGATCGACGACCTGGGCCGCGCCCGCCGCGTGGTGGCCGATAAGGACAACACCACCTTCATCGAGGGCCGCGGCGACGACGCCGGCATCCGCGCCCGGATCGAGCAGATCCGCGCGCAGATCGAGTCGACCACCAGCGATTTCGACCGCGAGAAGCTGCAAGAGCGGCTGGCCAAGCTGGCCGGCGGCGTGGCCGTGCTCAAGGTTGGCGGCGCGACCGAGCCCGAGCTGAAAGAGAAGAAGCATCGCGTTGAGGATGCGCTCTCGACTGCTCGCTCGGCAGTTGAAGAGGGTATTGTGCCCGGTGGCGGCGTGGCGCTGATCAATGCGCTGGGCGCGCTCGATCGGGTGCAGGTCGACAACGACGACGAGCGCTTCGGGGTGCAGATCCTGCGCCGCGCGCTCGAAGAGCCGATGCGCCAGCTGGCACGCAACGCCGGCGAAGATGGTGCGGTGATCATCGATACCGTGCGCCGCAACCAGAAGGAAAAAGGCGACACCAGCTACGGCTACAACGTGCTGACCGGCGAGTTCGGCAGCATGCTCGATCAGGGTGTGGTTGACCCGGTCAAGGTGACGCGCAGCGCGGTTCAGAATGCCGTGTCGATCGCCGGCCTGCTGCTGACCACCGAGGCGCTGATCACCGATATCCCCGAAGACAAGCCCGCACCCCCGATGCCGGGCGGCGGTGGGATGGATTTCTAA
- a CDS encoding SAM-dependent methyltransferase produces the protein MSTTESIIDTSRPSAGRVYDYILGGHHNFEVDRMAADQVVTTLPFLPKAMRLQRWCLQDLAVELTEKRGYNIVIDFASGLPTNDHIHHVVPPGTTVIYSDSDPVVVEYAREILADTPNVHFFQADARRPEELLNRAAIQEIIGERRDVALVYWGISVFLTDDELSRAASSLYEWSGLDSIWVYMAQGADMDASQADLQATMRIYEQMGSPLNFRSLEQTKQMIAPWHPDAEGYISLLNWHGMDKRELDPEEMHSWGPAAGGYGAYLRK, from the coding sequence GTGAGTACGACCGAGAGCATCATCGATACCAGCCGGCCCAGCGCAGGGCGCGTCTACGACTACATCCTGGGTGGCCATCACAATTTTGAAGTTGATCGTATGGCCGCTGATCAGGTCGTTACGACATTGCCGTTCCTTCCGAAAGCGATGCGCCTACAGCGCTGGTGTCTCCAAGATCTGGCGGTCGAGCTAACTGAGAAGCGCGGCTACAACATTGTGATCGACTTCGCGTCGGGGCTGCCGACCAACGATCATATCCACCATGTCGTCCCACCTGGCACCACCGTAATCTACTCCGACTCCGACCCGGTTGTCGTTGAGTATGCGCGCGAGATTCTCGCCGACACACCGAATGTGCATTTCTTCCAGGCCGACGCACGCCGGCCTGAGGAGCTGCTCAACCGCGCGGCCATTCAAGAGATCATTGGCGAGCGCCGCGATGTCGCGCTGGTCTATTGGGGCATCAGCGTATTTTTGACCGATGATGAACTCAGCCGAGCAGCTTCCTCGCTCTACGAATGGTCCGGCCTCGATAGCATATGGGTGTACATGGCTCAAGGCGCCGATATGGATGCATCGCAAGCCGACCTGCAGGCAACCATGCGTATCTATGAGCAGATGGGCTCGCCACTTAACTTTCGGTCGCTCGAGCAAACCAAACAGATGATCGCACCCTGGCACCCCGACGCCGAGGGCTATATCTCGCTGCTGAACTGGCACGGCATGGACAAGCGCGAGCTCGACCCGGAAGAGATGCATTCCTGGGGCCCGGCTGCCGGCGGATATGGCGCATATCTGCGCAAGTAG
- the groES gene encoding co-chaperone GroES: MAADFRIRPLGDRVVVKPADREEKTKGGIFLPDTASKERPMEGTILAVGEGRLDDNGRRVPMNVKAGDKVLFAKYSGTEYKVDDIEYLILSEKDILGIIQD; encoded by the coding sequence ATGGCAGCCGACTTTCGCATCCGGCCGCTCGGCGACCGCGTTGTAGTCAAGCCAGCAGACCGTGAGGAGAAGACCAAGGGCGGTATTTTCCTGCCCGACACCGCCAGCAAAGAGCGCCCCATGGAAGGTACGATCCTGGCCGTCGGCGAGGGCCGCCTCGACGATAATGGCCGGCGCGTGCCGATGAATGTCAAGGCTGGCGACAAGGTGCTGTTCGCGAAGTATAGCGGCACCGAGTACAAGGTCGACGACATTGAGTATCTGATTCTGTCCGAGAAGGATATTCTGGGCATCATCCAGGATTAG
- a CDS encoding translation initiation factor IF-3, which produces MRDRFRVNNRIRAPQVRLIDEQGAQLGIVSLREALTLAEQRGLDLMEVAPNAVPPVCRIVDYGKFRYEQTKKDREARKNQKQAELKEVRLKPKTDDHDLEVKAKQARKFLLAGDKVKFTVRFRGREIFHPDIGREMLEQMAEDLRDVATVEQKPLMEGRALSLLLAPNAKAKQQREKQLAQAQREASAPGAKPAPAIAVPAVPDDDDAIDDDDDDTDEEE; this is translated from the coding sequence ATTAGAGATCGGTTTCGCGTAAACAACCGCATCCGTGCCCCGCAAGTGCGCCTGATCGACGAACAGGGTGCGCAGCTAGGGATTGTTTCGCTGCGTGAGGCGTTGACGCTGGCCGAGCAGCGCGGGCTCGATTTGATGGAGGTCGCGCCGAATGCGGTGCCGCCAGTGTGTCGGATCGTCGACTACGGCAAGTTTCGCTACGAGCAGACCAAGAAGGATCGCGAGGCGCGGAAGAATCAGAAGCAGGCTGAGCTGAAAGAAGTGCGTCTGAAGCCGAAGACCGACGATCACGATCTTGAGGTAAAGGCGAAGCAGGCGCGAAAGTTTTTACTAGCCGGCGATAAAGTCAAATTCACGGTGCGGTTCCGCGGTCGCGAGATCTTTCACCCCGATATTGGGCGCGAGATGCTTGAGCAGATGGCCGAAGATCTACGTGATGTCGCCACGGTCGAGCAGAAGCCGCTGATGGAAGGCCGTGCGCTGTCGTTACTGCTGGCGCCAAACGCCAAGGCCAAGCAGCAGCGCGAGAAGCAGCTGGCCCAGGCGCAGCGCGAGGCCAGCGCACCGGGGGCCAAGCCGGCGCCCGCGATAGCTGTACCGGCCGTACCAGATGACGACGATGCTATCGACGACGACGACGACGATACAGACGAAGAGGAATAG
- the rpmI gene encoding 50S ribosomal protein L35: MPKMKTHKGAAKRFRFTGTGKIVQSQGRKGHFRRRKAGRLLQQLDKLKETHTGNHRMVGVALPYGPKHGR, encoded by the coding sequence ATGCCCAAGATGAAAACGCACAAAGGTGCTGCTAAGCGCTTTCGCTTTACCGGCACCGGCAAGATAGTGCAGTCGCAAGGGCGCAAGGGGCATTTCCGCCGCCGCAAGGCTGGCCGCCTGTTGCAGCAGCTCGACAAGCTCAAAGAGACACACACCGGCAACCATCGTATGGTTGGTGTGGCGCTGCCCTACGGCCCGAAGCACGGCCGCTAA